The Gilliamella apicola genome window below encodes:
- a CDS encoding ABC transporter permease encodes MSEVISKTPFWHSLIIQINVLKALILREIITRYGRNNIGFLWLFVEPMSLTLLISLMWYFFKVNAFSNLNIVAFVITGYPMAMMWRNSSSRAKGAVKANQALLYHHNIRILDLVYARIFLEIIGASAAQIFVMIIFIFIGLISIPNDPFYMLCAWGLMCWFSLGLGLIIFVLSARFEAFNKIWGTLSFILIPISGTFFWVDTFPNEIRRLLLLIPPIHGTEMFRSGYFGSSVTTHQSISYLILSDIVMLFIGLAMVKINENHILEEG; translated from the coding sequence ATGAGTGAAGTTATTTCTAAAACTCCATTTTGGCACTCACTCATTATACAAATTAATGTGTTAAAAGCTTTAATATTGCGAGAGATTATAACTCGTTATGGTCGTAATAATATTGGTTTTTTATGGCTATTTGTTGAACCTATGTCATTGACTTTATTGATAAGCTTAATGTGGTATTTTTTTAAAGTTAATGCTTTTTCTAATCTCAATATTGTTGCTTTTGTAATAACAGGCTATCCTATGGCAATGATGTGGCGTAATAGTTCATCTCGAGCAAAAGGAGCTGTTAAGGCTAATCAAGCATTATTATATCACCATAATATACGTATTTTAGATCTTGTATATGCGCGCATTTTTCTTGAAATAATAGGAGCTAGTGCCGCACAAATATTTGTAATGATAATTTTTATATTTATTGGATTAATTTCCATACCTAATGACCCATTTTATATGCTTTGTGCCTGGGGTTTGATGTGTTGGTTTTCTCTTGGATTAGGACTTATTATTTTTGTTTTATCAGCTAGGTTTGAAGCTTTTAATAAAATATGGGGAACGTTGAGTTTTATCTTGATACCCATTTCAGGTACTTTTTTTTGGGTAGATACTTTTCCCAATGAAATTAGAAGGTTGTTACTTCTAATTCCTCCCATTCATGGAACTGAGATGTTCCGTTCTGGATATTTTGGTTCATCTGTCACTACTCATCAAAGTATAAGTTATCTAATTTTATCCGATATAGTTATGTTGTTTATTGGATTGGCGATGGTTAAAATTAATGAAAACCATATACTTGAGGAAGGGTAA
- the pheS gene encoding phenylalanine--tRNA ligase subunit alpha, with product MSQLVELVSNAKSAIENANDINTIEQIRVEYFGKKGYFTLQMASLRDVPAEERPAVGQKINDAKQEVVEILNQKRNLLERQVLDAKLANETIDITLPGKSLELGGLHPVTKTINRLVDFFGELGFSVETGPEIEDDYHNFDALNIPAHHPARADHDTFWFDAKRLLRTQTSTVQIRTMENQKPPIRIIAPGRTYRNDYDQTHTPMFHQMEGLLVDKDISFSHLKGLLHDFLHCFFEDNMEIRFRPGYFPFTEPSAEVDIKAKNGKWLEVLGCGMVHPNVLRNVGIDPEIYSGFAFGMGIERLTMLRYGVTDLRSFFENDLRFLKQFN from the coding sequence ATGTCTCAATTAGTTGAACTGGTAAGTAATGCCAAATCCGCTATTGAAAATGCTAACGACATTAATACGATCGAACAGATCAGAGTGGAATATTTTGGTAAGAAAGGCTACTTTACATTGCAGATGGCTTCTTTACGTGATGTTCCTGCCGAAGAACGCCCAGCAGTCGGTCAAAAAATCAATGATGCAAAACAAGAAGTTGTTGAAATATTAAATCAAAAACGCAATCTTTTAGAGCGTCAAGTCCTAGATGCAAAACTAGCAAATGAGACGATTGATATTACCTTACCAGGTAAATCTCTTGAGTTAGGTGGGTTACATCCAGTGACAAAAACAATCAATCGTTTAGTTGATTTTTTTGGAGAACTAGGCTTTTCGGTTGAAACTGGACCAGAAATAGAAGATGATTATCATAACTTTGATGCACTGAATATTCCTGCTCACCATCCTGCTCGTGCGGATCATGATACATTCTGGTTTGATGCGAAACGTTTATTACGTACCCAAACTTCAACTGTTCAAATTCGAACTATGGAAAATCAAAAACCGCCAATCAGAATCATCGCTCCTGGAAGAACTTACCGTAATGACTATGATCAGACTCATACTCCGATGTTCCATCAAATGGAAGGATTATTAGTTGATAAAGACATTAGCTTCAGCCATTTGAAAGGTTTATTACATGATTTTCTTCATTGCTTTTTTGAAGATAATATGGAAATAAGATTTAGGCCTGGCTACTTTCCATTTACAGAGCCTTCAGCAGAAGTTGACATTAAAGCTAAAAATGGTAAATGGCTAGAAGTATTGGGATGTGGAATGGTTCACCCTAATGTATTACGTAATGTTGGTATTGATCCTGAAATTTATAGCGGTTTTGCCTTTGGTATGGGAATAGAAAGATTGACAATGTTACGTTACGGTGTCACTGATTTGCGTTCTTTCTTTGAAAACGACTTACGTTTTTTAAAGCAATTTAATTAA
- the pheT gene encoding phenylalanine--tRNA ligase subunit beta, with protein MKFSESWLREWINPEISSEMLADQLTMAGLEVDNVEKVAGDFTGVVIGKVVECKQHPNADKLRVTKVDIGKDELLDIVCGAPNCRQGLMVACATVGAVLPGDFKIKSAKLRGEPSEGMLCSYSELGITDDHNGIIELPDNAPLGKDIREYLNLNDVMIDISVTPNRADCFGIVGVARDISAVNNIPMKEIKIANVPATISDTLSIQIDAPKAAPRYLGRVIKNININATTPLWMKEKLRRGGIRSVDAVVDITNYVLLELGHPMHAFDLDQIEKGIIVRYAHQDEEMTLLNGNEVKLNDNTLVIADHKKVLAIAGIMGGEKSSVTQSTKDIFLEAAFFAPLAITGKAREYGLHTEASHRYERGVDPALQFVAMERATQLLVDICGGEVGPVIEVTNQNELPSQATIKLRRNKIDRIIGYTIETQKITDILVRLGCEVEYQDDNWIIKSPSWRFDLQIEEDLVEEVARIYGYNNIPNANMKIESVMQPKPESIISLRRIKDLLVDRGYQEAVTYSFVDPKVQHILHPNEPAITLPNPISSEMSVMRLSLWSGLLDAVLYNQNRQQSRLRLFETGLRFIPDEKCEFGVRQEFMLSGIITGNLYEDHWQLPKKSVDFYDLKGDLEAIFSLLGCDEQVQFNRSELSALHPGQSAVINLNDEVIGYFGVLHPEIEKKLSLNSKTLVFEINLAKINFKKVPVAQDLSKYPSNKRDIAIIVSNTIPAAEIISVCKQAGGEQLIKVNLFDVYQGDNINEDQKSLAISLILQDKSRTLEEEDITNIVSKCVTALQNRFKALLRE; from the coding sequence ATGAAATTTAGTGAAAGTTGGCTACGTGAATGGATCAATCCAGAAATTAGTAGCGAAATGCTAGCCGACCAATTAACAATGGCTGGTTTAGAAGTTGATAATGTGGAAAAGGTTGCAGGAGATTTTACTGGTGTTGTGATAGGAAAAGTTGTTGAGTGTAAACAACATCCTAATGCAGACAAACTTCGTGTAACTAAAGTGGACATAGGTAAAGATGAATTACTTGATATTGTGTGTGGTGCACCAAATTGCCGACAAGGTTTAATGGTTGCTTGCGCTACTGTTGGGGCAGTTTTACCTGGTGATTTTAAAATTAAATCAGCAAAACTTCGCGGTGAGCCTTCAGAAGGGATGCTATGCTCTTATTCAGAATTAGGTATTACTGATGATCATAATGGTATTATTGAATTACCTGATAATGCACCTTTGGGAAAAGACATTCGAGAATATTTAAATCTTAACGATGTTATGATTGATATAAGTGTTACACCTAATCGTGCTGATTGTTTTGGTATTGTTGGTGTTGCTAGAGATATCTCAGCCGTTAATAATATTCCAATGAAAGAAATTAAAATAGCAAATGTACCAGCAACAATTTCTGACACCTTATCAATCCAAATAGATGCTCCAAAAGCAGCTCCTCGCTACTTAGGAAGAGTGATTAAAAATATCAATATCAATGCGACGACACCATTATGGATGAAAGAAAAGTTGCGTCGTGGAGGCATTCGTTCAGTTGATGCAGTTGTCGATATAACTAATTACGTATTACTTGAACTTGGCCATCCAATGCATGCGTTCGATTTAGATCAAATTGAAAAAGGTATTATTGTTCGTTATGCTCACCAAGACGAAGAGATGACATTGCTTAATGGTAATGAAGTAAAATTGAATGATAATACATTGGTTATTGCTGATCATAAAAAAGTCTTGGCAATTGCAGGTATTATGGGTGGTGAAAAATCAAGTGTAACACAATCAACTAAAGATATTTTTCTTGAGGCAGCTTTTTTTGCTCCATTAGCAATAACAGGTAAAGCTCGAGAATATGGTCTACATACTGAGGCTTCTCATCGCTATGAACGTGGTGTCGACCCTGCATTACAGTTTGTAGCAATGGAAAGGGCAACGCAATTATTAGTCGATATTTGTGGTGGGGAGGTTGGACCAGTTATTGAAGTTACAAATCAAAATGAATTACCCTCACAAGCAACTATAAAGTTACGCCGTAACAAAATTGATCGAATTATAGGTTATACAATTGAGACACAAAAAATTACAGACATTTTAGTTCGACTTGGTTGTGAAGTAGAATATCAAGACGACAATTGGATAATCAAATCACCTAGCTGGCGTTTTGATTTACAAATTGAAGAAGATTTGGTTGAAGAAGTTGCCCGCATTTACGGATATAACAATATTCCGAATGCAAATATGAAAATTGAATCGGTAATGCAACCAAAACCAGAAAGTATTATATCATTACGCCGAATAAAAGATTTATTGGTTGATCGAGGTTATCAAGAAGCAGTGACATATAGTTTTGTTGATCCTAAAGTTCAGCATATTCTTCATCCAAATGAACCGGCAATCACTCTACCAAATCCAATTTCCAGTGAAATGTCTGTAATGCGCTTATCATTATGGTCAGGATTATTAGATGCGGTACTCTATAATCAGAATCGACAACAATCTCGTTTACGATTATTTGAAACGGGTTTACGTTTTATACCAGATGAAAAATGTGAGTTTGGTGTACGTCAAGAATTCATGCTTTCTGGGATTATAACGGGTAACTTATACGAAGACCATTGGCAATTACCGAAAAAGAGTGTTGATTTTTATGATCTAAAAGGAGACCTTGAAGCAATTTTTTCATTGCTAGGTTGTGATGAACAAGTCCAGTTTAATAGATCTGAATTATCAGCTTTACACCCTGGACAAAGTGCAGTAATCAATTTAAATGATGAGGTTATCGGTTATTTTGGTGTTTTACATCCAGAAATCGAAAAAAAATTATCTTTAAATAGTAAAACGCTTGTTTTTGAAATAAATTTAGCTAAAATTAACTTTAAAAAGGTACCTGTTGCCCAAGACCTTTCAAAATATCCGTCAAATAAACGAGATATAGCGATTATTGTTTCAAATACAATTCCAGCAGCAGAAATTATTTCAGTGTGTAAACAAGCTGGAGGAGAGCAACTTATTAAAGTTAATCTATTTGATGTCTATCAAGGAGATAACATTAATGAAGATCAAAAAAGCCTTGCCATCAGTTTGATTTTACAAGACAAATCACGTACACTTGAAGAAGAAGATATAACAAACATTGTAAGCAAGTGTGTTACTGCTTTACAAAATCGTTTTAAAGCCCTATTAAGAGAATAA
- a CDS encoding carbohydrate kinase family protein, translated as MNDIKVVAIGEFLWDCLPNGKKIGGAAANFCYHAKSAGANAILVSAIGDDENGKDLSNLIEKLQIPQHLQISKNYPTGTVLVKLDSDGKPNYDIVNPVAWDDIQLTEQLLDLIKQDNLDAIYFGSLIQRNQQNHDLLKKIITHCSPRTKIIVDINLRQNHYNHSTLLFCIEHANILKLNDEELPIIADLLKIKSDPKELFDYLNQHHQLELLIYTCGSDGSHLFTKSEQDYCPAEKITAIDTVGAGDSFMAISSVLYLKGKALQEINIKANRIASYVCTQNGSMPVIPEIYLAEL; from the coding sequence ATGAATGACATAAAAGTAGTCGCAATAGGTGAGTTTTTATGGGATTGTTTACCTAATGGGAAAAAAATTGGTGGGGCTGCCGCCAATTTTTGTTATCATGCTAAATCTGCGGGGGCAAACGCTATATTAGTTTCTGCCATTGGTGATGATGAAAATGGTAAAGATTTAAGTAATCTGATTGAAAAACTGCAAATTCCACAACATCTTCAAATATCAAAGAATTATCCAACAGGTACTGTATTAGTCAAATTAGATTCAGACGGAAAACCGAATTATGATATAGTTAATCCTGTTGCTTGGGATGATATTCAGTTAACAGAGCAGCTATTAGACCTTATCAAGCAAGATAATTTAGATGCAATTTATTTTGGTAGTTTAATTCAACGCAATCAACAGAATCATGACTTACTAAAAAAAATTATTACTCATTGTTCACCACGAACCAAAATTATTGTTGATATTAATTTGCGTCAAAATCATTATAACCATTCAACTCTACTTTTTTGTATTGAACATGCCAATATCTTAAAGTTAAATGATGAAGAACTACCAATTATTGCAGACTTATTAAAAATCAAATCTGATCCAAAAGAACTTTTCGATTATCTTAACCAACATCATCAACTAGAGTTATTAATTTATACTTGTGGTAGTGATGGCAGTCATCTATTTACCAAAAGTGAGCAAGATTATTGTCCAGCAGAAAAAATCACAGCGATTGATACTGTTGGTGCTGGTGATTCATTTATGGCAATTAGTAGTGTGTTATATTTGAAAGGTAAAGCATTACAGGAAATTAATATTAAAGCAAATCGTATCGCTTCTTACGTCTGTACCCAAAATGGTTCAATGCCAGTTATACCTGAAATATATTTAGCAGAATTATAA
- the infC gene encoding translation initiation factor IF-3: MKVSKRIQSTRAHKINDEITAREVRLTGVDGEQLGIVSLEEALKQAEEATLDLVEISPNAEPPVCRIMDYGKFLYEKSKATKEQKKKQKVVQVKEIKFRPGTDEGDYQVKLRSLIRFLEDGDKAKVTLRFRGREMAHQQLGTEMLDRIKEDLADLAVIESYPTKIEGRQMIMVLAPKKK; encoded by the coding sequence ATTAAAGTCAGTAAACGTATTCAGTCAACACGCGCGCATAAGATCAATGATGAGATTACTGCTCGCGAGGTGAGGTTAACCGGCGTCGATGGTGAACAGCTCGGTATAGTAAGCTTAGAAGAAGCTTTAAAACAAGCGGAAGAAGCAACTTTAGATTTAGTCGAAATAAGCCCTAATGCAGAGCCACCTGTTTGTCGAATTATGGATTATGGCAAGTTCCTCTATGAAAAGAGTAAAGCAACAAAAGAACAGAAGAAGAAGCAAAAGGTTGTTCAGGTTAAGGAAATTAAATTCCGACCTGGTACAGATGAAGGCGACTATCAGGTAAAACTCCGCAGCCTGATTCGCTTTCTAGAAGATGGCGATAAAGCTAAAGTCACGTTGCGTTTTCGTGGACGTGAAATGGCTCACCAACAGTTAGGTACTGAGATGCTTGATCGCATTAAAGAAGACTTAGCTGATTTGGCGGTTATTGAATCTTATCCAACTAAGATTGAAGGTCGTCAAATGATAATGGTGTTAGCGCCGAAGAAGAAGTAA
- a CDS encoding polysaccharide biosynthesis/export family protein, which produces MKLPSLLPITLAMILSGCSVLPHSGPSFSSIININKNNSKQDEIYSKVNLVDLNNSIDFTKEANSSKNPLRFINETTNNQIQKVDRIGKGDSLKISIIETPPAILFTATSDTGAPKTGLTDLPVVTVDSKGLISLPFVGNLIVDDKTAEQVQNEIVEKLSGIANRPQIIVTVLEKRSSTVTIIGDKFSGKMPLTAKGEQLLDAVAVLGNNMYDIKDTLVQLTRNKKNSQIPLSLVLSNPKFNIHLQQNDIITLINKPSSFISMGATGSTREVRFEAIGINLSQALSRIGGLTDNKANAKGVFVFRYQDKLLTNNKKETIPTIYQIDLTNPNSFFIMKNFQVQNNDIVYVASAPIVELQKFLYAVFSPSVGMINQVSQITE; this is translated from the coding sequence TTGAAATTACCATCCCTTCTTCCAATAACACTAGCCATGATTTTAAGTGGTTGTTCGGTTTTACCACATTCTGGACCAAGCTTTTCTTCAATAATAAATATAAATAAAAATAATTCCAAACAGGATGAAATTTATAGCAAAGTTAATTTAGTTGATTTAAATAATTCAATCGATTTCACTAAAGAAGCTAACTCTTCCAAAAATCCTTTAAGATTTATTAATGAAACAACTAATAATCAGATTCAAAAAGTTGATAGAATTGGGAAAGGAGATAGTCTAAAAATTTCAATTATTGAAACTCCACCTGCAATATTATTTACAGCTACAAGTGATACTGGAGCACCAAAAACTGGATTGACTGATTTACCAGTCGTGACGGTTGATTCAAAAGGACTTATTTCATTACCGTTTGTTGGAAATCTAATTGTTGATGATAAAACCGCTGAACAAGTACAAAATGAGATAGTCGAAAAACTTTCAGGTATAGCGAATAGACCACAAATAATTGTTACAGTTTTAGAAAAGAGATCTTCAACAGTAACAATTATTGGGGATAAATTTAGTGGAAAAATGCCACTAACAGCTAAAGGCGAACAATTATTAGATGCTGTTGCCGTGTTAGGCAATAATATGTATGATATTAAAGATACATTAGTTCAACTTACACGTAATAAAAAGAATAGCCAAATCCCATTAAGTTTAGTTCTATCAAATCCTAAATTTAATATTCATCTTCAGCAGAATGATATAATTACCTTAATTAACAAGCCAAGTTCTTTTATTTCAATGGGGGCAACCGGATCAACCAGAGAAGTACGTTTTGAAGCTATAGGGATCAATTTATCTCAAGCATTAAGTCGTATTGGTGGGTTAACTGATAATAAAGCAAATGCGAAGGGTGTGTTTGTATTTAGATATCAAGATAAACTATTAACCAATAATAAAAAAGAAACTATTCCAACAATTTATCAAATAGACTTAACTAATCCAAATTCTTTTTTCATTATGAAAAATTTCCAAGTCCAAAATAATGATATTGTTTATGTTGCTTCTGCACCAATTGTTGAACTACAGAAATTCTTATATGCTGTGTTTTCACCAAGTGTAGGAATGATTAATCAAGTTAGTCAAATTACAGAATGA
- the rplT gene encoding 50S ribosomal protein L20, with product MARVKRGVIARARHKKILKQAKGYYGARSRVYRVAFQAVIKAGQYAYRDRRQRKRQFRQLWIVRINAAARQCGLSYSRFINGLKKASIEIDRKILADIAVFDKNAFAALVEKAKAAL from the coding sequence ATGGCTCGTGTTAAACGTGGTGTTATTGCTCGTGCACGTCACAAGAAAATTTTAAAACAAGCAAAAGGTTATTATGGAGCTCGTTCACGTGTTTATCGTGTTGCTTTCCAAGCAGTAATCAAAGCTGGACAATATGCTTACCGTGACCGTCGTCAGCGTAAACGTCAATTCCGTCAATTATGGATTGTCCGTATTAATGCTGCTGCTCGTCAATGTGGTCTTTCTTATAGTCGTTTTATCAATGGATTAAAGAAAGCTTCAATTGAAATCGATCGTAAGATCCTTGCTGATATTGCTGTATTTGACAAAAATGCATTTGCTGCATTAGTTGAAAAGGCAAAAGCTGCATTATAA
- the thrS gene encoding threonine--tRNA ligase: protein MPIITLPDGSQRQFDKPVTVLEVAQSIGAGLAKACIAGRVNGQRKDACDVIEEDATLAIITAKDEDGLEIIRHSCAHLLGHAIKQLWPDTQMAIGPTIDNGFYYDIDLDHSLTQEDLDALEKRMHELAKKDYEVKKEVVSWERAREVFWERREPYKIAILDENIPKDSTPALYHHEEYIDMCRGPHVPNMRFCHHFKLQKIAGAYWRGNSDNKMLQRIYGTAWADKKQLDSYLQFLEEAAKRDHRKIGKQLDLYHMQEEAPGMVFWHNDGWIIFRELEVFVRTKLKEYNYQEVKGPFMMDRVLWEKTGHWGNYKELMFVTSSENREYCIKPMNCPGHVQIFNQGLKSYRDLPLRMAEFGSCHRNEPSGSLHGLMRVRGFTQDDAHIFCTEEQIRGEVNSCIKMVYDTYSTFGFTDITVKLSTRPEKRIGKDETWDLAEKDLAECLTENGIEFEYLPGEGAFYGPKIEFTLHDCLGRAWQCGTVQLDFMLPERLDATYVGEDNERHTPVMIHRAILGSMERFMGILTEDCAGFFPTWLAPLQVAVINITDNQAEYAKQLTEQLQKVGIRAKADLRNEKIGFKIREHTLKRVPYMFVCGDKEMQSGTISVRTRQGKDLGSFEVKHVIELLLNEIHSRSLEQMN from the coding sequence ATGCCAATTATTACTCTTCCTGACGGAAGTCAACGTCAATTTGATAAACCAGTTACTGTTCTAGAAGTTGCTCAAAGTATTGGAGCAGGGCTTGCTAAGGCTTGTATTGCTGGGCGTGTAAATGGTCAACGTAAAGATGCTTGTGATGTAATTGAAGAGGATGCAACATTAGCTATCATTACTGCCAAAGATGAAGATGGTTTAGAAATTATTCGCCATTCTTGTGCTCATTTATTAGGTCATGCTATTAAACAATTATGGCCTGATACGCAAATGGCAATTGGTCCAACTATTGACAATGGTTTCTACTATGATATTGATTTAGATCATTCTTTAACTCAGGAAGATCTTGATGCTTTAGAAAAACGCATGCACGAATTAGCAAAAAAAGATTATGAAGTAAAAAAAGAAGTTGTTAGCTGGGAACGTGCAAGAGAAGTATTTTGGGAACGTCGTGAACCGTATAAAATTGCTATTTTAGACGAAAATATTCCTAAAGATTCAACACCGGCACTCTATCATCATGAAGAATATATTGATATGTGCCGAGGACCGCATGTCCCTAATATGCGTTTTTGTCATCATTTCAAATTACAAAAAATTGCTGGTGCTTATTGGCGTGGTAATAGTGATAATAAAATGTTACAACGTATTTATGGCACAGCTTGGGCGGATAAAAAACAACTTGATAGTTATTTACAATTTTTAGAAGAAGCCGCTAAACGTGATCACCGTAAAATTGGTAAACAACTTGATCTTTATCATATGCAAGAAGAAGCACCCGGTATGGTATTTTGGCATAATGATGGTTGGATTATATTTCGTGAACTAGAAGTTTTTGTTCGTACTAAATTAAAAGAATACAATTATCAAGAAGTAAAAGGTCCATTTATGATGGATCGCGTATTATGGGAAAAAACAGGTCATTGGGGTAACTATAAAGAGTTAATGTTTGTTACTTCGTCTGAAAATCGTGAATATTGTATTAAACCAATGAACTGCCCAGGTCATGTACAAATTTTTAATCAAGGTCTAAAATCTTATCGTGATTTGCCTTTACGTATGGCTGAATTTGGTAGTTGTCATCGTAACGAACCGTCAGGTTCATTACATGGTTTAATGCGTGTTCGAGGCTTTACTCAAGATGATGCGCATATATTCTGCACTGAAGAACAAATTCGAGGTGAAGTAAACAGCTGTATTAAAATGGTTTATGATACTTACAGCACATTTGGTTTTACAGATATTACCGTTAAATTATCAACTCGCCCAGAAAAACGTATTGGTAAAGATGAAACATGGGATTTAGCTGAAAAAGATTTAGCTGAATGTTTAACTGAAAATGGTATTGAATTCGAATATTTACCAGGCGAAGGCGCATTTTATGGACCAAAAATTGAATTTACTTTACATGATTGTTTAGGACGAGCATGGCAATGTGGTACAGTACAACTCGATTTCATGTTGCCTGAACGTTTAGATGCGACTTATGTAGGTGAAGATAACGAACGCCATACACCGGTTATGATCCATAGAGCAATTTTAGGTTCAATGGAACGCTTTATGGGAATTTTAACCGAAGATTGTGCTGGATTCTTCCCTACATGGCTTGCTCCTTTGCAAGTTGCAGTAATAAATATTACCGATAATCAAGCTGAATATGCCAAACAATTAACCGAGCAATTGCAAAAAGTTGGAATTAGAGCAAAAGCAGACTTGAGAAATGAGAAAATTGGGTTTAAAATTCGAGAGCATACTCTAAAACGTGTTCCGTATATGTTTGTTTGTGGAGACAAAGAAATGCAATCAGGAACAATTTCAGTTCGAACTCGTCAAGGTAAAGATCTTGGTAGCTTTGAAGTGAAACATGTTATAGAATTGTTGCTTAACGAAATTCATAGTCGTTCATTAGAACAAATGAATTAA
- a CDS encoding ABC transporter ATP-binding protein, with product MIIVDNVSKRYITRKGYKTVLNNVSFTLQRGEKLGILGRNGAGKSTLIRLISEIEKPTSGTIKRSMTISWPLAFSGAFQGSLTGMDNLRFICRIYQNDIKKAKEYVEDFAELGEYLYEPLKKYSSGMRARLAFALSLSIEFDCYLIDEVIAVGDSRFTQKCKKELFENKKDRSLILVSHNMKAIKSYCDKAMVLDEGNLYQFQTIDEAYNYHNNQQKLT from the coding sequence ATGATCATAGTGGATAATGTATCTAAAAGATATATAACTCGCAAAGGTTATAAGACTGTTTTAAATAATGTTAGCTTTACACTACAACGAGGAGAAAAGCTTGGAATTCTTGGGCGTAATGGGGCAGGTAAGTCAACATTAATAAGGCTTATCAGTGAAATTGAAAAACCAACATCAGGAACCATCAAACGTAGTATGACTATTTCATGGCCCTTAGCTTTTTCAGGGGCTTTTCAAGGTAGTTTAACTGGAATGGATAATTTACGATTTATTTGTAGAATCTATCAAAATGATATAAAAAAAGCCAAAGAATATGTTGAGGATTTTGCTGAACTAGGCGAGTATCTATATGAACCTTTAAAAAAATATTCTTCAGGTATGAGAGCACGTTTGGCTTTTGCATTATCTTTGTCAATAGAATTTGATTGTTATCTAATCGATGAGGTTATTGCTGTAGGCGATTCAAGATTTACACAAAAATGTAAAAAAGAACTATTTGAAAATAAAAAAGATCGTTCCCTAATATTAGTTTCACACAATATGAAGGCAATTAAAAGCTATTGTGATAAGGCAATGGTTTTAGATGAGGGAAATTTATACCAATTTCAAACTATAGATGAAGCTTATAATTATCATAACAATCAACAAAAATTAACATAG
- a CDS encoding integration host factor subunit alpha — MTLTKADIADRLAEKFNIDRQEAKVLVELFFEEIRVALEKGEPVKLSGFGNFAIRDKNSRPGRNPKTGESVDISARRVVTFRPGIKFRERIENNLAL; from the coding sequence ATGACATTAACTAAAGCTGATATTGCAGATCGTCTTGCCGAAAAATTTAATATTGATCGTCAAGAAGCTAAAGTCCTTGTTGAACTTTTTTTTGAAGAGATTCGAGTGGCTTTAGAAAAAGGGGAACCAGTGAAATTATCTGGATTTGGTAATTTTGCTATACGTGATAAAAATTCACGCCCAGGTCGTAATCCTAAAACTGGTGAAAGTGTGGATATCTCTGCTCGTCGAGTTGTTACATTTAGGCCAGGTATTAAATTTAGAGAACGAATAGAAAATAATTTAGCTCTATAA
- the rpmI gene encoding 50S ribosomal protein L35 has translation MPKIKTVRGAAKRFKKTASGGFKHKQANKSHILTKKSTKRKRHLRGLTTVSKGDLGLVTACVPYA, from the coding sequence ATGCCTAAAATTAAAACTGTAAGAGGCGCAGCAAAGCGCTTTAAAAAAACAGCTTCTGGTGGCTTTAAGCATAAACAAGCTAACAAGAGTCATATCCTAACCAAAAAATCAACTAAGCGTAAACGTCATTTACGTGGTTTGACTACTGTGTCAAAAGGCGATTTAGGTTTAGTTACTGCGTGTGTTCCATACGCTTAA